Sequence from the Fusobacterium periodonticum ATCC 33693 genome:
TTCTAAAAACTTCTGCCCATTGGCTTTGTTTTTTATTTTTACTTTTTTCCATTTCGCCCTCCTACTTATATTGTGATTTAATTCTTGGGTCTACGAAAGCATATAATAAGTCAACCAATAAATTAACCACACTATATACAACTGCCAAAAATACAACAGATGCTAAAACAGTAGGTGTGTCTTTTTGTCTTATAGCATCAACCATAAGTCTTCCAACACCAGGCCATGAGAATACTGATTCAGTTAGAACCGCTCCTCCAAGTAATCCTCCAAATTGTAGTCCTACAACAGTGATAATAGGAATTAAAGCATTTTTTAAAGCATGTTTATTAATAACAACTTTTTCAGCAACACCTTTAGCTCTTGCAGTTCTAATATAGTCTTGTCTTATAACTTCAAGCATAGAAGATCTTGTCATTCTTGTTACTATTGCTGCAGAACCAACTCCAAGAGCTACTGATGGTAGAATTACACTTCTAAATCCATCAAAACCTCCTGATGGGAATATTCCTAATTTTACAGAGAATAATAAAATTAGCATAAGTCCTAACCAGAATACTGGCATAGAAACTCCTAAAAGAGCTAAAACCATACTAAAACTATCTGTAAGTGAATATTGTTTTGTTGCTGATATTATTCCAACAGGTATTCCTATAACTATAGAAATAATTACTCCTAATACAGCTAGTACAACTGTATTTGGAAATCTTGCAAATATTTCTTCAAAAACTTCTCTACCTGTTGTGTAAGATCTTCCAAAATCCCCAACTATTGCATTTTTTACAAATCTTAAGTATTGCATAAAGAAAGGATCATTCAATCCCATTTTTTCTCTCAGTGCTGCAACTGCTTCTTTAGGAGCACTTTCTCCTAAGATTAATTGAGCAGGGTCACCAGGAGTTAAATACATGATTGCAAAAACTAATAATGTTACTCCTAACATTACAGGAATTAGAAGAACTAATCTTTTTAATATATATTTATACATTGTTTCACCGTCCCAAAACTATAATTTTATAAAAAGAGCTAGAGATCTCTAGCTCTTTCATTCTATACTTATTCTTTTGTTACTCCATATATTCTATGAGCATTTGCTGGATCCAATTTAAAGTTTTTAATATTCTTTTGTGTTACAACATTTTGTAAAGGATAGATTATCATATACATAGGAATATCTTTTCTGATAATTTCTTGTATTTCTTTATAGATAGCCTTTCTCTTTTCAGGATCAAGTTCAGTTTTTCCTTCTTCTAATAATTTATCAACTGTTGGATTAGAGTAGAAAGATCTGTTTCCTGCTGCTCCCATAGTAGAAGAACTTATTAATTCATACATACCATAGTCTGGGTCTCTTGTAACAGTTCCCCATCCTAGTAAGAACATTTCATGATCTCCTCTTGCTGTACCATCTAAGAATGCTCCCCATTCAACTGTTTCTATTGTTAAGTCTATTCCAATTTGTTTTAATTGGTCTTGTAATATTACAGCTGTGTCTCTTCTTACAGGGTTATCATTTACCCAAATTTTTGCTTTAAATCCATCTGGGAATCCAGCTTCAGCTAATAAAGCTTTAGCTTTTTCTATATCTTGAGTATATTTTTCAACATCATAATATCCCCATACATTTGGTCCTATTATAGAGTTTCCAGCTTCTCCAGCTCCTAAGAATACTGTATCTATTATAGGTTTTTGATCTATTGCATAAGATATAGCTTCTCTTACTTTTGGATTATCATAAGGAGCTTTTTTCATATTGAATCCAAGATAAGTCATTGAAACTTGTGGCCCTTCAATTAGAACGAATCTTTCATCATCTCTTAATTTATTTTTATCTAAACCTTGAATATCATAAATTATGTCTAATTCTCCTGTTTCTAATCCTATAGTTCTGTTAGTTTCTTCAACTATATTTCTGTATACTACATTTTTAACAGGTGCTTCACCTTGCCAGTATTCAGGGAAAGCTTCTAGAGTAACTCTGTCTCCACTTTGCCAAGAAACAAATTTATATGGCCCTGATCCTACTGGATTTTGTCCAAATTTATCTCCAGCTTCTTTTGTAGCTCTTTCACTTAAAATAGCTATAGTTATATGTGATAAGTTATTTAAAATAGCTGCCATAGGTTTTTCAGTAGTTACTTTTACTGTATAGTCATCTATAACTTCTACTCCATTTATTCCTGCTAAAATGTGAGAAACTTCAGGTGATGCTAAAGCTCTTTCTAATGAGAATTTAACGTCTGATGCTTTCATTTCATCACCATTGTGGAATTTAACTCCTTTTCTTAAATGGAAAATGATAGTCTTGTCATCAGGTCTTTCCCAAGATTCAGCTAACATAGGTTGAGGTACTCCATTTTCATCAAGATCCATCAATCTATCATAGATTTGTACTCTAATATTTGAAGATGGGTTATCGTTTGATGCATGAGGGTCTAGTGATTTAGCATCTGCTCCTTGTCCTATAACCAAAGTATCCTTACCAGTATTAGCTCCAGTAGCTGCTTCTTTTTTGTCACCACTTCCTCCACATGCTACTAAAAATAACACACTTAAAATAATTGTCATTAATAAACCAAACTTTTTCTTCATAATGCCTCCTTATAATTTAATTAGTTTAATAATTTTAAATATATGTATTATATCATTTGTATATTATATTATTTATAGCATCAATTGTCAAACTCATATAATTATTCTTTATAATTCAATAAAAAATTATACCTTCTTGAATTAATGCTAATTAAAATTATTTAAAATAAAATATCTAAGATATCACTGTTAATAAGTTTAACTTTTTGTTCGCAATACTTCCTTAGATAAAATATCTTTTTGTTCTCTTTATACACTGATTATATTATTTATATGCTTTATTGTCAAATTTTTTTATGATTAATGTACATACAACTAAGACATATTAAGCTGTTTAAAATTTAACAATCTATTTAACATAATTAATTATATTGATTTCAAATAAAAAAAGAGAATAATTTTAAGATTATATACTTAAAAAAATTCTCTATATATAAGAAACAAATAATTTTATGTAAAACTATTTTACTCTTTTAATTTCTGCAATTTCTGGAAAATTAGTATAAATTCTAGTCATTATTTCTTCCCCATCATTATCATAGATATTTATCGATTCTCCTATCATTTCATAGAATAAATTTCCATCTTTGTGATTCATTATAACTCTACCTTTTTCTTCTTTTAGAAAAGTTGTTCCATCTTTAAATAAAATCTCTTTTATTCTATAATCTTCATCTATTTTTAACATTTCTTCCCCTGTTGAATATAAAAAAGTTAAAAACTCTGCTTCTTTATCTAAATTTGCAACAACTAAATTTCCTTTTAAAAAATTAACACTTCCATCATTTAATTCTTCTGTTCTAAAACCTATATCTACTACTTCTCCATTATTTGCTTCAAATAATAATTCTTCTTTTTCATTATATATTTTTATTACATTTGAAATAGTTACTAATAATCTTTTTCCATTCTCATGATAAAGAATGTTTTCTCTTTTATTTTTATTACTACTCATAATCTTTTTTCCATTTTTTAAATAATATTCATTGATTATATTATTTTTATCTTTTAACTCAAATGACATTAATTCACCATTTTTATAGAAGACCTCTGTTTTAAAAAATTCATTATTTTTACAAAGAGCTTTCATTATAATATCATCTTCAGAGTCATATACTTCACAAATTCCATTCATCAGACCATTTATATATTGCACTTTTATTTTCAAATTATCATAAGTAATTTCAAATGTTCCTGTTGCTCTTTTTTCATTTTCATATAGAATATCATTTTTTATTTGATACTTTGGAATAGCATAAGTGGGAATAAAAAATATAAGCATCAATAATATTGATAGTATTTTTTTCATAAAACTATAAACCTCCAAATAGTTCTTTATCATAATAATTAATATACTTTTTTGTAAAAAAAAGCAACTCATCTATCTTTATAATTCTAGATGAATTGCTTGAATTTTTAAAAATAAGTGCACTAATTTTTAAAAATTATTTGTTTAAATGTTTTAATAATCTTTCACTTAAAGTTGCTATATTTGCCTTTAAAATTCTCATAACTTCCACTTCAGAAGCTCCTTTTAAAGTTTTTAAAGTTCTAGCACAAACTTTTACTTTTATTGGACTACCATTAACATTTAAAGTTGTTACTTGTAAATTTGGTTTCCATACTCTTCTAGTCAATCTATGAGAGTGAGATATTTGGTTTCCACTGATTAAACCAGTTCCTGTAATTTCACATCTTTGCATCTTGACACCTCCTTGATTACTTTTTTATACAATACATTGTATTTTAACATTAAATTTTATAAAATGCAAGTATAAATAATTTTTTTAGAAACTCTTTCGTTTGTTAGAAAAAAGAGGCTGTTGCAAAGTTAAGTTTTAAATCTAAAGTAAAAAATAAGTGAGTTATGAATGAAAATTTTAGATAAAAAATCAAATAGAATGAGCCGAGTAATTATTGGCGTGTTTGAAGCCAACTTGTTGGCAAGTTTTGCCGAAATTACAGCGAATTCTTGATTTTTTATCGTTAAGAAATTTACTCAGTAACGAACTATTTTTTTACTTTTTATGAATTTGTAACAGCCTCTTCTTTAATTTTTTAGAATCTATATTGTATTCCTGTTGAGAAAACAGAGTCTCTTCCTTTATTGCTTTCCAATCTAAAGTCTATGTTTCCATAAACTCCAAATGCAGGACTTATTTCTCTAAATACTCCAAAACCTAGCCAAGTTGTATGTTTAGCTTGTTTTACTCCATAGTATTTTTGTCTTACATTACTTCCTGTAAATCTTCCTTCATAAGCAAGGTCTCTCTTATCAGTATTTATTGAATGACTTATAGATGCATGCAATTTATACTTATCAGCTACATATTCAGCTCTTGCTCCTACTAAGAAATTTGTTGCTCTATATGTTTTTTTGTCAGCTTTTATTCCCCAAGTAGCATTTGATTCATCAAAACTTCCTCTTCTTAAATAATCTTGAGAAACTCCTATGAAAGGTGTGAACCATGAGAATTTCTTTCCAAGTTCTATATAAGTTGATAGTATTTTATCATGGTGATTTATCTTTCCATCAACTCTATCTCCTGTTGCAGTTAAAAGTTCTCTTTCAACCTTTGATGAAACATTAGCTACTCCCAATCTAGCTGCAAGATAAAAATCTTTTCCTAAATCTTGTTTACCATATAGAGATAAACCTACCATGTCACTCTTTGATTCTCCAGCATACTTATTAAAATCTGCATGAGCATAAGAGTAATTTAAAGCAACTCCTAGAGTTGTTGTAGGAGTAAATCTTTTATCTATTCCTACCTGTCCTCCTACAACTCTTGTATCAGCTGAAGCATAACCTTCTCTTTTTAATTTTCCAGCTCCTCCTAAAGCAGAGAACCATACTTCTGTATCAGCATTAGAATTTTTTAAATTATCTATTCTTGAAAATCTATTAGATAAATCTCTATTAACATCTTGTGCTTGAGATAATGTCAATGCTTGAGCTGAAGCATAAATTTCTCCAGACATTACTTCTGTTGCACTTGTAAATGTTGATGTAGCCATAGTTTGTAAAGTTCTTGCTGCTAATATTTCTCTTTCAGTTGCTATTCCTTTTTCAATTTTATTATCTAGATCTTCGAAAACTTTTTCAACATTTTCAGCTACATTTTTAGATGAAGCACTTGCTTCTTCTCCAACATAATCAACAACATTTTGTCTTGATAATGTTGCAATTACTTTTCCATCTTTTACTTCTACATTTGCTGTTCTCATACCATTAGTTTCAACATTTGCTATATTTCCCTCAATTGATTTAGCTTCCATTACAGTTGATGTTTCATTTTTAGTTATATAACCATTTGATAGTATACTAATATTAGCATTTTCTATTCTGATTGTTCCTAAAACTTTAACTGAATTTTTAAATCCTACTTGTGTATTTGAACCATTGTAAGCAACATAATCTCCACCTATAATAGCTGTATTTCCATTAAATTTTACATTTCCATAATTCTTTACTTTTATTCCACTATCAGTTATCTTTTGTGGATCTACTGTTCCAATCAAATCAAAACTAGAAGAATTATATCCAACTATAGCTTTAGGATTAAGAACTAAAGTTCCTCCTGATCCTACTGTTATTGGACTTGAGTGAATTTGATGAATTTCCAATGTTCCTGCTGTAACTGTACTTCCTCCACTAAAAGAGTTGTTTCCTGTCAAATGAAGTGTACCTGCTCCTAATTTTTCCAATCCTCCATTTCCATAGATATCATTGTCAAAATATGAAGTTTTTCCTGCTGGAAGATTTGCTTTGAATATACTTGTATCTCCGTATTTACTTATATCCATAAATGCTCCTGGACCTTTTAGAGCTCTTTTTTCATTCAACATTCCCCAACCATAAGTACTATCTGGGAACATAGTAACATTTCTCAAGTTAGCTTCAGACATAGTTGCTGGATCTTGAGTTAATTCTGTCTTATCTGTTGTAGTAAACAAAGTTTGACGAATTTGGTCAGCTGTCATCCAATCATATTTATCATACACTAAAGCTGCTGCTCTTGTAACTTTTGGTGCTGCAAAAGATGATCCTATTGGTATTTCTATAGATGTATATAGAGCTGTAGCTTTCTTTACTCCTCTTTCAGTAGCTGAAATAGACCAATATGCTGCTTCACTTCCAGCCTTTGATAGCTTATCAAGTACATTGTATTTACCATCTTTTTCTGGACTTACACCAACAACAGATATCCAACCTTTTTCCAATTTATTGTCAAAATATGGTAATCCTGCTTCCAATGATGAGCTTTTATTTTGATCATTTCCAGCAGCCCACACAAATAAACCACCTTTATTTTCTACTGCGTCTCTAAAATAAGGTAGCATATAGTTTGGTTCATCTGTTGAATTCATTTTTGCAAAAGTTAATGGAAAATTTCCTTCTCCTTTATAAGTACTATATTGTGAATCATCATAAGATTCCCCCTTAGCACCAAAAGACTGATTGAATATCTTTACACTTTGACTTCCAAATCTAGCCATTGCCGCTTCATAAACCTCTTGTGTTGCAAAAACTCCCGCTATTCTCTTTTTAGTAGTTCCATTTTCTATGTATTCATAATCCCAACCAATACTTCCTAAGATGACTCCTATCTTATTATTAGCTTTATTACTTGAGCCTATAACTGTTGCATGATTATTTGGTGCAAGATCTAAATTTCCAACAACTTCTAAAACTTGTTCTCCATGTTCTGAACCAGTTGGTCTTATAGTTGTTGTAATTATAGTTTTACCACTTTCTTGTATATATGGATGATTTGGATTTTCATTCACTATTTCTACACTCTCATACATATATGTCAATGTTTTATTTCTTCTTGCAGTTATTGAATTACCATCATCATCTTCAGCACTATTAGCTCCAGATCTTACTGGATCTACAAAGTTAGTGTCTAATATTGCAACCTTTACTCCTCTTCCATCTACTGTACTAGTATCCTTTGGTATAACAGCACCAGAACTTCTTTGTGCATTATAAAGATTTGTTTTTAATGCTGACATATTTCCTTTTTGACCATCTAATGGATTATTAATTTTGGGATAACTGTCTTCTGGTACACTTGGTGTGCTTGGTGTGCTTGGTGTATTTGGACTAGTTCCAGGTTTTACTGGTAAGTTACTTGATCCTCCACCACCTCCGCCTCCGCCTCCTCCACCACAGCTGACAAATAAGACAGAAGCTAAAGCAATTAACATCATTTTACTTTTTAAAATTCCTTTTTTCATTCTTTTTTACCTCCCTCATCTTATACAAATTCTTATAATAAAAAAACTCCCTCATTATGTTACTTTACATTTTAACACAATTTCTTTTTTCCCTCAATTTTTATTTATTTTTTTTATTATTTTTCAAACTTTTTTAAAAAATGATATAATAAAAATAAGGAGATGATATTATGAGAATTTTTGTATGTGATGCTTTTAGTTCTGAAATTTTTAAAGGTAATCAAGCAGGTGTTGTAATACTAGATGAAAAAGAAAATTACCCTAGTGAAAACTTTATGAAAAATATTGCAGCTGAACTAAAACATTCTGAAACTGCTTTTGTAAAAAAAATAGATAATAAAACGTTTAAAATTAGATATTTCACTCCAACAGATGAAGTTGAATTATGTGGTCATGCTACAATTTCAGTTTTTTCTACTTTAAGAAATCTAAAAATAATAGATTCTGGAAAATATATTGCTGAAACTTTAGCTGGATCTTTAGAAATTGTTGTGGATGAAAATTTTATTTGGATGGATATGTCCCTTCCAAAAGTTGAATATATTTTTAATTCAGATGAAATTAAAGAACTATATTCTGCTTTTAACTTAGACATGAACCAAGCTCCTAAAGATTTAATCCCTAAAATAGTAAATACAGGCTTAAGTGATATTATTATTCCTATTGAAGATAAAGAAGTTTTAGATGCTTTTGTTATGAATAAGGAAAAAGTAATAGAACTCTCTAAAAAATACAATGTTGTAGGAGCTCACCTTTTCTCTTTAGATAAAGAAAAGAATTTTACTGCTTTTTGTAGAAATATTGCTCCTTTGGTTGGTATAGATGAAGAATGTGCCACAGGTACTTCAAATGGTGCCTTAACTCACTATCTAAAAGAATACAATATCATTTCTGTGAAAGATATAAATAGCTTTAGACAAGGGGAGGCTATGCAAAGGGCTTCAACTATTTTGAGTAGATATAAAGAAGATGGAGTGACTATACAAGTTGGCGGAAATGCTGTGATTTCTTTTGAATGTAAACTTTATTGATTAAAATTAAGACTGTTGTAAAAGTAAAAAATAAGCGAGTTACGAATGTAGATTTTAGATAAAAAATTAAAGCAAGTGAGCCGAGCAAAAGCATGAGTGTTTGAGCAAAGCGAGTTTCATGTTTTGCAGCGAAACCTTAATTTTTTATCGTTAAGAAATCTACTCAGTAACAAACTATTTTTTACTTTTAAATTGAATTTTTAATTTTGCAACAGCTCTTAAAGTTTTTTCTATTTATAACTAATTTTTATTTCTTTTCCACAAAATGCTATGCCCATATATGTTATATCTTTTATACCATTTTGTTTTAGTGATACATCATATTTTTTATTTTCTATTTGTTCCAATGCTTCTTTTGATACTTCTTCTAATTTTTCTACACTATCTGTTGCCTTAAATTCCATTATATAGGCTCTTTTAGCTTTATTCTTTGGTTCTATTAAAAAGTCATATCTTCCTAGACCACTTTCTGTATTTGACTTTGTAATATAATCTCCTTCTAAATATAGTCCCATACCCATGATTAATCCATGGTAAAAGGCTTCATTTCCTTTCTTAGTATCATTGTAGCTAACTGAAGTCAGTAATATCTCTTGTAATCTTTCTTCATATTCATCTATTCTATTTTCTGTTAAGGCTTCCATTAAATATAATAATTTACTTCCCCTACCAAAGTATCTTTCAAAAAAGGTTTTTCTATATAAAGTTCTCACTTCTTTATTTGGTAATCTCAATACATAGTTATCTTGATCTATTTTTTCTTCTATTGTTAAATAGCCACTGAATAACATCAATTCCCATAATTCTTCTTCACTCAGTAATTTTGATAAATCTGATGTCCCTGATATATTTTGTTTTAATCCTTCACCATTAAATAATCTTTCAAGTGCTTCTATTGTATTCTTTGTTATTTTTTTTAATACATCATTTATTAAGTCATTTCCTGAAGTATCCACCCAATAAGCTCTTAATTCTTTATCTTGTAAAAAATTTAATATACTCCAAGGATTATATACTTCACTATCTCCAAATCTATATCCATCATACCAATCTTTTACATTTGATATTTCTTGTTCTATTCCATAATCTTTAAGGCTTTTCTTTACTTCTTCTTCTGTTAAACCATAACTATCTGTGTAGACATCACTTAATATCGTATAAGTCCTTAAATTATTTAAATCTGAAAATATACCAGCTTTTATTACTCTTATTATCCCAGTTAAAACTCCCATTTGTAAATAGGTATTGTCTTTTAGCACTGTGCTATAAAAAGTTTTAAAAAAATCTTTTGCTTTTTCATAATATCCATTTATATAGGCTGATACCAAAGGACTATCATACTCATCTATTAATACTACTACCTTTTTATTATATTTTTCATATAGTATTTTTGTTAAAAATTTTAATGCTCTTTCTAAATTAGATAAATTAGCCTTTTCATTAATTATTTTCTTAAATTTATCAAAATCAGTTTCTACTAATTCATTTAGTAAATATTCATATTCAGAAAATAAATCAGAAAGCGTAACACTTATTTTTTCTTCCATTTGTTCCCAAGTTGAAGCTTTTAAATCTTTTAGAGATAAAAATATAACTGGGTACTGTCCTTGTTCTTTAAAGGCTTCTGTTTTTTCTATATATAAATCTTTGAATATTTTTTTATTTTCTTCTCTATTTTTTATATCAAAAAAATACTTTAACATAGACATATTTAGTGTTTTTCCAAATCTTCTAGGTCTTGCAAATAATTTTACAGCTGCTCCATCTTTTATAACTTCTTCTATAAAGGCTGTTTTATCAAAATAATAAAAATCTTCTTCTATTAAATGTTTAAAGTCGCTTAATCCTATTGGTATTCTTTTCATAATAGTCCTCCTTTTTCAAAATTTTATATTTAATATATTATACAAAAAAAAGAGAGTCCTTGCAAATTTACAACAACTCTCATAAAATTTTTATTTTTATCCTCCAAGGTATGCTTTCTTTACTCTATCATTATGTAGCAAGTCTTTTGCATTTCCTTCAAGAACTATTTCTCCTGTTTCTATAACATAAGCTCTATCTGAGATAGAAAGAGCCATTTTAGCATTTTGTTCTACCAATAGGATAGTAGTTCCCTTTTCTTTTAATTGTTTTATAACTTCAAAAATTTCTTTAACAAATAGTGGTGAAAGTCCCATTGATGGTTCGTCTAAAATTAAAAGTTTAGGTCTGCTCATCAAGGCTCTTCCCATAGCAAGCATCTGTTGTTCTCCACCTGATAGAGTTCCAGCTAACTGGTTTTTTCTTTCAGACATTCTAGGGAAAACTTTATAGAAGTCGGCTCTGTCTTGCTCTTTCTTTTCAGCACTATCTTTTATTGTAAATTGTCCTAATTTTAAATTATCTTTAACAGCAAGTTTTGAGAAAATTCTTCTTCCTTCTGGAACTTGTGCTATACCTAATTTACATATATTATGAGCTTTTTCTTTTAATAAATCTTTTCCTTCAAATATTATAGAACCACTTTTTGGAGTTATAAGTCCAGATATAGTTTGTAATGTAGTTGTTTTTCCTGCACCATTAGCTCCTATAATAGATACAACTTCTCCTTCATTTATTTCTAATGAAATTCCTTTAAGAGCTTGTATATTATCATAGAAAACTTGCAAGTCTTTTACTTCTAACATTGCCATTATTCATCTTCCTCCTTACCTAAATATGCTTCTACAACTTTTGGATTATTAATTACTTCTTGTGGATCTCCACTTGCTAATATTTGTCCATAATTTAGGACAACTAATCTTTCACAAATTCCTAATACCAACTTCATATCATGTTCAATCAATAGAACTGCTATTCCAAACTTATCACGAATTAATTTTATAGTATTCATCAAATCTTCAGTTTCTTTTGGGTTCATACCTGCTGCTGGTTCATCTAAAAGAAGAATTTTAGGTTCTGTTGCCATGGCTCTGGCAATTTCTAATTTTCTTTGTTCTCCATAAGGTAGATTTCCAGCATGCATATTTGCATACTTATCTAAATCAAATATCTTTAAAAGTTCCATTGCTTTTTCTTTAGCTGCTTTTTCTTCTTTCCAAAAACTTGGTAAACGAAACATTCCAGTTAAAATTCCATATTTCATACGGAAGTTATATGCAGCAACAACATTATCTAAAACTGATAAGTACTTAAATAGTCTGATATTTTGGAAAGTACGAGCCAAACCTTTTTTTACAAGAGCTGAAGTTGATGTTCTTATAACATCTTCTCCATCTAAAGTATATTCTCCTGAACTAGCATTATATACTCCTGTTAAAATGTTAAATACTGTTGTTTTCCCCGCTCCATTTGGTCCTATTAGACCAATTAACTCTCCAGATTTTATTTCTAAATTAAATTTATCTACTGCTTTCAATGCTCCAAAGCTAATTGAAATATCTTTTGCTACTAAAAGAGGTTTTTTATTTTCCATTTTCTTCACCTCTTTTTGATTTATTAGTAAAATAAGCAATTATTTTACTTATTTGGAATTCTTCTCTACCTAATAAACCTTTAGGTCTAAATAGCATCATTATTATTAATATCAATGGATAAACTATCATTCTATATTCTGCAAAACTTCTTAATACTTCTGGTAAGATAGTAAGAACTATAGCTGATAATATTGATCCTGTGAAACTTCCCATTCCTCCAAGTACAACCATAACAAGTATGTTAATTGAATAGTTATAGTCAAATTGTTTTGCACCTAAAATTCCTAAGTTATGAGCATAGATTCCACCTGCTATACCTGCAAATATTGCTGATAAAACAAAGGCGAAAGTCTTGTAGTATGTTGTATTTATTCCTGATGCTCCACTTGCTATCTCATCTTCACGAATAGCAAGAACTGCTCTACCATGTCTACTTGTCATAATAGAATACATAAATATAACTGAGAATATAGTTATAAAGTATATTAGTGTGAAGTTATTGATTCTAGGTATTCCTGTTAATCCTTGAGCTCCACCTGTAAATTTAAAATATTCTATTAAAACTCTTATAATTTCTCCAAAGGCTAGAGTTATAATAGCAAGATAGTCTCCTGTAAGTCTTAAAGCTGGTATCCCTATTATAAAACCAATTATTCCTGCTACAATTCCTCCAGCTATTAGAGCTACAATGTAACCTGGATAACCTGAAAGAATTCCTGACTTAGTTAAAAGTGCTGCCGTATATGCACCTATTGACATAAATCCTGCATGTCCTAGAG
This genomic interval carries:
- the nikB gene encoding nickel ABC transporter permease; this translates as MYKYILKRLVLLIPVMLGVTLLVFAIMYLTPGDPAQLILGESAPKEAVAALREKMGLNDPFFMQYLRFVKNAIVGDFGRSYTTGREVFEEIFARFPNTVVLAVLGVIISIVIGIPVGIISATKQYSLTDSFSMVLALLGVSMPVFWLGLMLILLFSVKLGIFPSGGFDGFRSVILPSVALGVGSAAIVTRMTRSSMLEVIRQDYIRTARAKGVAEKVVINKHALKNALIPIITVVGLQFGGLLGGAVLTESVFSWPGVGRLMVDAIRQKDTPTVLASVVFLAVVYSVVNLLVDLLYAFVDPRIKSQYK
- a CDS encoding ABC transporter substrate-binding protein, coding for MKKKFGLLMTIILSVLFLVACGGSGDKKEAATGANTGKDTLVIGQGADAKSLDPHASNDNPSSNIRVQIYDRLMDLDENGVPQPMLAESWERPDDKTIIFHLRKGVKFHNGDEMKASDVKFSLERALASPEVSHILAGINGVEVIDDYTVKVTTEKPMAAILNNLSHITIAILSERATKEAGDKFGQNPVGSGPYKFVSWQSGDRVTLEAFPEYWQGEAPVKNVVYRNIVEETNRTIGLETGELDIIYDIQGLDKNKLRDDERFVLIEGPQVSMTYLGFNMKKAPYDNPKVREAISYAIDQKPIIDTVFLGAGEAGNSIIGPNVWGYYDVEKYTQDIEKAKALLAEAGFPDGFKAKIWVNDNPVRRDTAVILQDQLKQIGIDLTIETVEWGAFLDGTARGDHEMFLLGWGTVTRDPDYGMYELISSSTMGAAGNRSFYSNPTVDKLLEEGKTELDPEKRKAIYKEIQEIIRKDIPMYMIIYPLQNVVTQKNIKNFKLDPANAHRIYGVTKE
- the rpmB gene encoding 50S ribosomal protein L28, with translation MQRCEITGTGLISGNQISHSHRLTRRVWKPNLQVTTLNVNGSPIKVKVCARTLKTLKGASEVEVMRILKANIATLSERLLKHLNK
- a CDS encoding autotransporter serine protease fusolisin, giving the protein MKKGILKSKMMLIALASVLFVSCGGGGGGGGGGGSSNLPVKPGTSPNTPSTPSTPSVPEDSYPKINNPLDGQKGNMSALKTNLYNAQRSSGAVIPKDTSTVDGRGVKVAILDTNFVDPVRSGANSAEDDDGNSITARRNKTLTYMYESVEIVNENPNHPYIQESGKTIITTTIRPTGSEHGEQVLEVVGNLDLAPNNHATVIGSSNKANNKIGVILGSIGWDYEYIENGTTKKRIAGVFATQEVYEAAMARFGSQSVKIFNQSFGAKGESYDDSQYSTYKGEGNFPLTFAKMNSTDEPNYMLPYFRDAVENKGGLFVWAAGNDQNKSSSLEAGLPYFDNKLEKGWISVVGVSPEKDGKYNVLDKLSKAGSEAAYWSISATERGVKKATALYTSIEIPIGSSFAAPKVTRAAALVYDKYDWMTADQIRQTLFTTTDKTELTQDPATMSEANLRNVTMFPDSTYGWGMLNEKRALKGPGAFMDISKYGDTSIFKANLPAGKTSYFDNDIYGNGGLEKLGAGTLHLTGNNSFSGGSTVTAGTLEIHQIHSSPITVGSGGTLVLNPKAIVGYNSSSFDLIGTVDPQKITDSGIKVKNYGNVKFNGNTAIIGGDYVAYNGSNTQVGFKNSVKVLGTIRIENANISILSNGYITKNETSTVMEAKSIEGNIANVETNGMRTANVEVKDGKVIATLSRQNVVDYVGEEASASSKNVAENVEKVFEDLDNKIEKGIATEREILAARTLQTMATSTFTSATEVMSGEIYASAQALTLSQAQDVNRDLSNRFSRIDNLKNSNADTEVWFSALGGAGKLKREGYASADTRVVGGQVGIDKRFTPTTTLGVALNYSYAHADFNKYAGESKSDMVGLSLYGKQDLGKDFYLAARLGVANVSSKVERELLTATGDRVDGKINHHDKILSTYIELGKKFSWFTPFIGVSQDYLRRGSFDESNATWGIKADKKTYRATNFLVGARAEYVADKYKLHASISHSINTDKRDLAYEGRFTGSNVRQKYYGVKQAKHTTWLGFGVFREISPAFGVYGNIDFRLESNKGRDSVFSTGIQYRF
- a CDS encoding PhzF family phenazine biosynthesis protein — its product is MRIFVCDAFSSEIFKGNQAGVVILDEKENYPSENFMKNIAAELKHSETAFVKKIDNKTFKIRYFTPTDEVELCGHATISVFSTLRNLKIIDSGKYIAETLAGSLEIVVDENFIWMDMSLPKVEYIFNSDEIKELYSAFNLDMNQAPKDLIPKIVNTGLSDIIIPIEDKEVLDAFVMNKEKVIELSKKYNVVGAHLFSLDKEKNFTAFCRNIAPLVGIDEECATGTSNGALTHYLKEYNIISVKDINSFRQGEAMQRASTILSRYKEDGVTIQVGGNAVISFECKLY